ACAGCAGGTGATGCAGAAATTGTAACCGCGATGCAACGTTTGGCGAAGGTGACTGAACAGGTTTATCAACGTGCAGCTGTGAGTGCGTAATCAAGTTGATGGCGAACCACAAAGGCGCAAAGGACGCGAAGTTAGAACAAGAAAGTTCGGGGTGGTTAGAGATTGGGAGAATTGTTGCACCTCAAGGGTTGAATGGCGAGGTGCGGGTTTATCCTGATACTGATTTTCCTGAGAGGTTTGAACAGCCAGGAACGCGATGGGTGTTGTGTTCTCCCGATGAGGAACCACGCCCAATTGAATTGTTGAGTGGGCGGTATCTTGCTGGTAAAAATTTGTATGTAGTGGAATTTTTGGGAGTGGAAAACCGCGATCAGGCGGAGGCTTTGCGCGGGTGTAAGTTGTTGGTTCCTGTGAGCGATCGTCCTATATTAGGCGAAGATGAATATCATGTGTTGGACTTGGTGGGTTTGGAAGTCATCATGCAGGAATCGGGAGCGAAGATTGGCGCTGTTGTTGATGTAGTTCCTGCGGGAAATGATTTATTAGAAGTGAAGTTATATCAAGATCCGATTGCAGATAACAATTCGCGGACGGTTTTGATTCCTTTTGTGAAAGAGATTGTTCCTGTAGTGGATTTGCAAGCGCGTTATGTCGAAATTAATCCGCCACCTGGGTTGATGGAAATCTAATATATCCGGTATGAAAATCCGCAATGCACTGATTTCAGACTTACCAGATATTATTGGGATCTATAATGCATCAATCCCCACACGCAAAGCAACCGCAGATACTGAACCAATTAGGGTTGAGAGTCGTTTAGATTGGTTTGTAAAACATAATGCATCGCGCCCTCTGTGGGTACTAGAAATTGATCGCGAAGTTGTTGCGTGGATTGGTCTGACTTCATTTTATGGTGGACGTCCGGCTTATAATGCGACTGCGGAAGTTAGTATTTATATCGCACCACAACATCAGAGTAAAGGCTATGGCACAATGTTAGTCCGCCGAATGATCGATTATTGCCCTAGCTTAGGCGTGACAACGTTGATAGCAATGTATTTTGACCACAATGATGCAAGTCGGCGAATGTTTGAGAAACTTGGTTTTGAGCCAAAAGGACATCTACCTGAAATTGCCGTGCTTGATGGTGAAAAACGCGGATTAATTATTGCAGCTTATAAAATTGCCGCGTTATAAATTAAAGACTCCTTGGCAATATTCAATAAATACTAACAGCGTAACCTTATAATTATAAAGTTAAAGCATAATTGTTTAATTGTAGTATTCTACTGACGCTGTGTTTATCTCGAACAAAACAGTAAAATTGCATCTAGTTTTTATTTAAAATAGAAATATTGTGGAAAGTTTACCAGCAGAATTGCAAATTCATAAATATGCAACTTAATTGCGCTTGCCTGCATCGATGGGTAACAGAGCAGTCTCTCCATCGAGAGAAAAATTAATCGGTAAGGTGTTCGTTTGTCACAACTAAGCTTGATTCTAGGCTTTGCATAGCATGTTGCCAGAAGAATTACTTGGAAAAGATGTTCTTCCTAAGTTTTTGTCAATGCGAAATCAAGATATTCTTACTTGCTACGAGTCAG
This portion of the Chroogloeocystis siderophila 5.2 s.c.1 genome encodes:
- the rimM gene encoding ribosome maturation factor RimM (Essential for efficient processing of 16S rRNA), translated to MANHKGAKDAKLEQESSGWLEIGRIVAPQGLNGEVRVYPDTDFPERFEQPGTRWVLCSPDEEPRPIELLSGRYLAGKNLYVVEFLGVENRDQAEALRGCKLLVPVSDRPILGEDEYHVLDLVGLEVIMQESGAKIGAVVDVVPAGNDLLEVKLYQDPIADNNSRTVLIPFVKEIVPVVDLQARYVEINPPPGLMEI
- a CDS encoding GNAT family N-acetyltransferase, whose product is MKIRNALISDLPDIIGIYNASIPTRKATADTEPIRVESRLDWFVKHNASRPLWVLEIDREVVAWIGLTSFYGGRPAYNATAEVSIYIAPQHQSKGYGTMLVRRMIDYCPSLGVTTLIAMYFDHNDASRRMFEKLGFEPKGHLPEIAVLDGEKRGLIIAAYKIAAL